A window of the Lolium perenne isolate Kyuss_39 chromosome 7, Kyuss_2.0, whole genome shotgun sequence genome harbors these coding sequences:
- the LOC127315476 gene encoding cysteine proteinase inhibitor 6-like gives MRTALLLVAITTLIYAAAVPATANPDDWSKIKNITDPYIQGLGKWLVTEHTKMGGNDGLKFQKVLSGEYQIRNGVNYRLVIVAMRPGGSHGTYKGWLLEEVPSNQNTWKLINFSPLD, from the coding sequence ATGAGAACCGCACTGCTCCTCGTCGCCATTACCACTCTCATTTATGCCGCTGCAGTGCCCGCCACGGCAAACCCCGATGATTGGTCCAAGATTAAAAACATCACCGACCCATACATCCAGGGGCTCGGCAAGTGGCTGGTGACAGAGCACACCAAAATGGGGGGCAAtgatgggctcaagtttcagaagGTGCTAAGCGGCGAATATCAAATTAGGAATGGTGTAAATTATCGGCTTGTCATCGTTGCCATGAGACCAGGTGGCTCACATGGCACATAcaaaggatggttactagaggAAGTCCCGAGTAACCAGAACACATGGAAGCTCATAAATTTCAGCCCTTTAGACTAG
- the LOC127313907 gene encoding probable LRR receptor-like serine/threonine-protein kinase At2g24230, with protein MRRRARLTPSTRPLSTRCLMKIFLPEGVRTTEDWSTDTWEDNNVGKATENIKAEGTAAWRFRHKIAFGSATAHGCIPQIVNRDVKARNIYFNCAMEPRLSDFGLSKIVGTSNMRICSTILLAMLWQSSQIQRTLTVSASCCLS; from the exons ATGCGACGGCGTGCTCGGTTGACTCCCTCGACCCGGCCGCTCTCAACTAG GTGCTTGATGAAGATTTTTTTGCCTGAAG GTGTTCGAACCACTGAAGATTGGAGCACCGACACATGGGAGGACAATAATGTTGGCAAGGCTACTGAGAACATCAAGGCAGAGGGCACTGCGGCATGGAGGTTCCGGCACAAGATTGCATTTGGCTCTGCAACAGCACATGGTTGCATTCCGCAGATCGTCAACCGGGATGTGAAGGCACGCAACATCTACTTCAACTGTGCAATGGAGCCTAGGTTATCCGATTTTGGGTTATCAAAGATCGTTGGGACTAGCAATATGAGGATCTGCTCCACCATTCTCCTGGCTATGCTCTGGCAGAGTTCTCAGATTCAGAGGACGCTTACAGTTTCAGCATCGTGCTGTTTGAGCTAA
- the LOC127315477 gene encoding cysteine proteinase inhibitor 6-like, translated as MRTALLLVDITTLIYAAAVPATANPDDWSKIKNITDPYIQGLGKWLVTEHTKMGGNDGLKFQKVLSGEYQIRNGVSYRLVIVAMRPGGSHGTYKGWLLEEVPSNQNTWKLINFSPLD; from the coding sequence ATGAGAACCGCACTCCTCCTCGTCGACATTACCACTCTCATTTATGCCGCTGCAGTGCCCGCCACGGCAAACCCCGATGATTGGTCCAAGATTAAGAACATCACCGACCCATACATCCAGGGGCTCGGCAAGTGGCTGGTGACGGAGCACACCAAAATGGGGGGCAATGACGGGCTCAAGTTTCAGAAGGTGCTAAGCGGCGAATATCAAATTAGGAATGGTGTAAGTTATCGGCTTGTCATCGTTGCCATGAGACCAGGTGGCTCACATGGCACATAcaaaggatggttactagaggAAGTCCCGAGTAACCAGAACACATGGAAGCTCATAAATTTCAGCCCTTTAGACTAG
- the LOC127315478 gene encoding cysteine proteinase inhibitor 6-like, whose translation MRTALLLVAITTLIYAAAVPATANPDDWSKIKNITDPYIQGLGKWLVTEHTKMGGNDGLKFQKVLSGEYQTRNGVSYRLVIVAMRPGGSHGTYKGWLLEEVPSNKNTWKLINFSPLD comes from the coding sequence ATGAGAACCGCACTCCTCCTCGTCGCCATTACCACTCTCATTTATGCCGCTGCAGTGCCCGCCACGGCAAACCCCGATGATTGGTCCAAGATTAAGAACATCACCGACCCATACATCCAGGGGCTCGGCAAGTGGCTGGTGACGGAGCACACCAAAATGGGGGGCAAtgatgggctcaagtttcagaagGTGCTAAGCGGCGAATATCAAACTAGGAATGGTGTAAGTTATCGGCTTGTCATCGTTGCCATGAGACCAGGTGGCTCACATGGCACATAcaaaggatggttactagaggAAGTCCCGAGTAACAAGAACACATGGAAGCTCATAAATTTCAGCCCTTTAGACTAG
- the LOC127315480 gene encoding cysteine proteinase inhibitor 6-like, with protein MRTALLLVAITTLFCAAAVPATANPGDWSKIKNITDPYIQGLGKWLVTEHTKMGGNDGLMFQKVLSGEYQIRNGVSYRLVIVAMRPGGSHGTYKGWLLEEVPSNQNTWKLINFSPLD; from the coding sequence ATGAGAACCGCACTCCTCCTCGTCGCCATTACCACTCTCTTTTGTGCCGCTGCAGTGCCCGCCACGGCAAACCCCGGTGATTGGTCCAAGATTAAGAACATCACCGACCCATACATCCAGGGGCTCGGCAAGTGGCTGGTGACGGAGCACACCAAAATGGGGGGCAATGATGGGCTCATGTTTCAGAAGGTGCTAAGCGGCGAATATCAAATTAGGAATGGTGTAAGTTATCGGCTTGTCATCGTTGCCATGAGACCAGGTGGCTCACATGGCACATAcaaaggatggttactagaggAAGTCCCGAGTAACCAGAACACATGGAAGCTCATAAATTTCAGCCCTTTAGACTAG